The following coding sequences are from one Sciurus carolinensis chromosome 11, mSciCar1.2, whole genome shotgun sequence window:
- the LOC124959400 gene encoding olfactory receptor 4P4-like, whose product MEKSNNITIFILLGLSHNKNIEILCFVLFLVCYIAIWMGNVLIMVSITCTQLINQPMYFFLNYLSLSDLCYTSTVTPKLMTDLLVEEKTISYNDCMAQLFTTHLFGGMEIFILMGMAYDRYVAICKPLHYAAIMSRRRCNIIILVCCTGGFVHSASQFLLTLFLPFCGHNEIDHYFCDVYPLLKLACSNTHIIGLLVIANSGSIALVTFGVLMFSYFFILYTIRGYSMQRRSKALSTCSSHITVVVLFFVPALFIYIRPATTFPEDKVFALFYTIIAPMFNPLIYTLRNTEMKDALRKVWCHQTLLERK is encoded by the coding sequence ATGGAGAAAAGCAATAATATCACTATATTTATTCTCCTGGGACTGTCCCACAATAAGAACATAGAAATCCTctgctttgtattatttttagtttgctaCATTGCTATTTGGATGGGAAATGTGCTCATAATGGTTTCTATCACATGCACTCAGCTCATCAACCagcccatgtatttcttcctcaatTACCTCTCCCTCTCTGACCTCTGCTACACATCCACTGTGACCCCTAAATTAATGACTGACTTATTGGTTGAAGAGAAGACCATTTCCTATAATGACTGCATGGCACAGCTCTTTACCACACATTTATTTGGAGGCATGGAAATCTTCATCCTCATGgggatggcctatgaccgctacgtggccatctgcaagcctctGCATTATGCTGCCATCATGAGCAGGCGGAGGTGCAACATAATCATCCTGGTGTGCTGTACTGGGGGATTTGTACACTCTGCTAGTCAGTTTCTTCTCACTTTATTCTTACCGTTCTGTGGCCACAATGAGATAGATCACTACTTCTGTGATGTGTATCCTTTGCTGAAATTGGCCTGTTCTAATACACATATAATAGGTCTCTTAGTCATTGCTAATTCAGGGTCAATTGCTCTGGTGACTTTTGGTGTcttgatgttttcttattttttcatattgtacaCCATAAGGGGATACTCCATGCAGAGACGCAGCAAAGCTCTTTCCACTTGCAGTTCCCACATAACTGTTGTGGTCCTGTTTTTTGTACCTGCACTATTCATCTACATTAGACCAGCCACGACTTTCCCAGAAGACAAAGTGTTTGCTCTTTTCTACACCATAATTGCTCCCATGTTCAACCCTCTGATCTACACACTGAGAAACACAGAGATGAAGGATGCTTTGAGAAAAGTTTGGTGTCATCAGACACTTCtggaaagaaagtaa